The window TTGACGGGTAGCTTTGcccaattatttatttattattttaaaaactatatcattattattattcatattatttcATAATTGACAGAGACAGACAACCTTCTCTCACTTTGCAAGCCCTGCTTCTTGGGTTCTTCTCTTCACAGGGATGATTCCCCTTTGGAGCACGTGgaatttaggttttttttattgttattattgtttactTTTTCTTATTATTGCCATTTAGTTTTGCTTTTGCTGACTCTAGTTATATTTTAATAGATTCGACTTTTATATATCAAGGACGATTGACTTACTAGATGGAGTTAGTAAGTTTGAGATCAATTTATTAAACTTAGTATGAAGGGTAGACTTGTAAGATTAAGTTACAGTTTATTACAAAAATTATAGATAAAGGAGAACATTGAATTCCTTGTTATAGGTGAATagtataaaaaagtaagaagatGAAGTTGAGCTTAATGGTATTTGCTACTAGTACTAAAAAAAATGGTAtttgttgttgatcttgaaccGTTTAATCATAACTTAGAAAGTTGGTGTGTCAAACGGCTCCAAAGTTTATTGTtcttttgcttctttttttctttatctatACAATTTCAAATGCATGagtaaagttttaatttttgtatCACACAAGTCACTTATGAGATATTCAACACTTCATGAATCAgtacatatatacataaaattaaaatttgtgcCTAAAATTGTTCatcactttttttaaaataacaaaataaacaaggGTCAAGGGCATATAGACAGAAATTGTTAGTATTTGAAGAGTCATTTGTGTAAAATTGAAAgaagtttttaaaaaagttttaaaatctaTTTGATACAAAAGCTTTTAAAAGGAATGgactaaacttgtaatttaaagTTTCTAAAACTAAGGTTGAGAAAGGAAGCTGAAAATTGATCTCCTCGTAATGGTGCAAGTGGCTGTCATTGTAGCATAGCAACTCCAAGTAAACAACCCTCAAATTCGATCCTCAACCTTATCGAATTTGAAAGAATATTAATTTTTGCTCATCACCATCTGTGTCAGATATCCATCCTCtatgaaaattttgtttaattttcaaaaagcTCACTTCTTTTTGTGGATTATTGTATATCTTGTTATCTCGAGTTAAAGTCCTGTGTTGAAGAAGCCTTTAGCCAATGGATTTGACTGTTAAAAGTAAGGCATTTGTAGGTTTTGCTCTCTGTTTATAGCGGATAAAGTGGACTGCAGTGGAAGAAAGCAGAAAACAGTTCAACTATTGGAGGAAAAAAGCCAGGTTAGGAGAGAGAAAACTCCCATAATAGAGAGAGAAACAAAAATTGGGTTCATGGGTTCTTCAAGGAGCAAGCCATTTTTATGAGTAGgctatagaaatagaaaccccCTTGAAATCAAATCAATCTGAGAATTTCATCTTCAAGTAGTGAAAGAGTTCTTGTCTTTGGTTTCTGGTTCAGACGGCTCCAATTATTCTTTTATTAGAAAGTCAGATTCTGATGGGTTTTGTAAATTGGGGAATCTCTCTTCTGAAGGTGTAGTCTTTTGGTTTCTTTAGCTCTGTTTTGCTTGTGGGAACTTTGAGCCTTGTGGAATGGATCTCAGCCACATGAAGGGATCGATCCCGACACCGACACCGACACCGACGCCGACTTTAATTTCTGCTAGAAAAGCCACGGATATGGGTTCTGATCAGTTTCCGGCGGGTCTTCGGGTTCTGGTTGTAGACGACGATCCTACCTGTCTCAGGATCTTGGAAAAGATGCTTCAGAATTGCTGCTATGCTGGTTTGTTTTCAATTCCAACTtccgtttttcttctttctttcctgAGTTCTTTACTTTTTGGGGTCTCCTGTTCTTTGTGAGTTAATATTCGACTCTGGACTATTTTCTGGATTGTTTCTTGAAGAAATTTTAAGTTTAGGTTTGCTCCTGACCTCGAATTTTCTTATTGTCTTTGGAATAAGAACATGTTGTCTTATCACTTATTACACTTTTTTTGCCCCCCTGAGCTTATTTTTCTATTTGATCCACAACGGAAATTACATTAAATTCTGCTAATTGATTTGCGTGCTTCTGAAGCTATCATCTCTTTACTCATTTGTAGATTCAGAAATCGGAACTCTTTCCGTCATGTTTGTGAGTGACTTGGGGGGTTTTATTCTTGAAACTTGTTTCCATATCATTAAAATTGATTTCAATCATTAGAAAGTATGTTTTGTACCCATTTTGGACATGATTAAACTGCTTTTCAACATAAATAATTGGTCTCTTAGCTAAACCTTATACCAATCCAACAATTCTGTGATCATACAACAAATCATCAGTAGTTAATCTGCTGTTTTTGGGGTTAATGACAGTGACGAAATGCAACCGAGCGGAGATTGCTCTATCCATGCTTCGTGAGAACAAAAATGGTTTTGATATTGTCTTAAGTGATGTGCATATGCCTGACATGGATGGATTCAAGCTTCTAGAGCAAGTTGGGCTGGAGATGGATTTGCCTGTCATCAGTGAGTAAATTGGTTTAGATGCGTTTACTGGATCGTTGAATACTAACTTATATAATTATGTGTGGTTTATATAATTTTGCAGACTAATATTGGAGACATGTGATTGTACAGTGATGTCAGCTGATGATGGGAAGAATGTTGTGATGAAAGGAGTGATTCATGGTGCTTGTGATTACCTTATCAAACCTGTTCGGATTGAAGCACTCAGGAACATATGGCAACATGTAGTTCGGAAGAGAAAGACTGAATGGAAGGATTTAGAGCAATCCGGTAGCGTGGACGAGGGAGATCGAGAGCAAAATCTGTCTGAAGGTGCAAATTATTCATCTTCGGCATATGAAGGAAGTTGGAACAGCTCGAAGAGGAGGAGGGATGCAGAAGAAGAGCCCGAGGAGAGGGACGATACATCAACTTTAAAGAAGCCGAGGGTGGTATGGTCAGTTGAGCTCCATCAACAGTTTGTTGCCGCAGTTAATCAGCTAGGCATTGACAGTATGTCTTCCCTTCTACCTCTCCCAGTTCTATATGCCTCCGTCAAACTTATGACTGTTTTTTAGAGGTTAAATTACAATTTACGAGTAGTCCCTAGACTTTCATATTCGTGTCAAATATGTCCTTCGATTAGAGTTTTAGAAGGTTTTTAAACTTGGAACTCTGTATTTGATTATTCATGtttaaaaaacttgttaataattataaacaaatattGGACATGCCAAGGATTTATTAGATGCAAAATGGAAAGTATATGGGCTTATTTGACATTCTTAAAATTTAGGAATCTATTAATCACAAGATTTAAGATTCAAGGACTTAAtagatattttttaatttcaagaCTTTTTGGATGTACTTTGTTTCATaaactaaatttgtaatttaacattTTCTAGGTAACAACACAACCATCGTAACATAAATGATACATGTATAGGCTATGATCCTGTAACATTAGCTGATTATAGCCTACATTTCAAGTTCATTTAGGGAGGTTTTGTTTTTAATGCTTGACCCTTATTTAATTATATGATCATTTTTCATCTCGATGAATTAGAAGCCTAATGCATGACCGACACATTTCTTCATGTTGTTCATCCTGTTCTTTGCAATTGAACCCAAACTTTAAGAAGAATCAGTTCATCCATTGCTTCTCTTAAagcatttctttttatttcgtGCCGTCTTATCCTCAAAATAGTTCTGTAgccattttcttttatctttattttctttaagtTTGATCAAGTCAAGAATCTTTAAAGGATTAATTCATCATATACCCAACTCCAACTGCACATTGTTCTTCTTGGTTATGTTTTCAATCTTGTTTTGAAAATGCAGAAGCTGTCCCTAAGAAGATATTGGAGTTGATGAATGTTCCAGGGCTTACTAGAGAAAATGTTGCCAGTCATCTTCAGGTATAAAAGATTTAAGGGGCTCTTTGTGTgtatcttctctttgtttcctGATGATTAGCATAGGCATcttaattgttttatttatttgatgGCTATGCAGAAATATCGCTTATATCTTAGAAGGCTTAGTGGAGTATCTCCACATCAAAGTAATTTGAACAATTCTTTTATCAACCCCCAAGACCCACCTTTTGGATCAATGGGTTCATTCAATGGGATCGATCTTCAGACGCTTTCGGTCACTGGCCAACTCTCGCCACAAAGTCTTGCTGCCCTCCAAGCAACAGGACTTCGTAGGCCTACCGCGAAATCTAGCATATCCATGGCCCTTGTTGATCAGAACAATATATTCAGCTTTGAAAATCCAAAATTGAGGTTTGTTGAGGACCAAACACAACACCTAAATAATAGTAAACCAGTAAACTTGTTTCATGAGATTCCAACAAAAATTGAGCCAAAGCAGCTTGGAAATATTCAGCACTCCTCTGTGCAGCCTCAGGGGAACATAAACATGCAACTCAATATCAAGAGCGAACATAGTGGAACTCAACTAATGCATTTGTCTCAACAACAAACTCTAGGCCACTCTCCTGCTAGCCACTTACCCAGAATTCCATCAACACTAAGGAAACCGATCATATCAGGTAGTGTTACAAGGGGAAATGGGACTACTGATAATAGCCACAGGCCTGGATACAACCTAGTTTCACCAACATCGGTGATGGTGAACTATCCAATGAGCCAAACCACAGAATTGTCTAACAATTATTCTCTTCAGAGCAATTCATCTGTATCTACCTTGAACTGTAAAGGGGTGTTTCAAGAAGAGATTAGTTCAGATCTAAAAGTTTCGGGCGGACTAATGTCAAGTTATGATGTTTTTAGTGACTTGCCCCTGCAGAAATCCCATGACTGGGATTCTCAAAATGTTAACACCTTGGCCTTTGGTACTTTTCACCATGGGAACTTCATGCAGGATAGCTTTGATATCTCACCCTCCACTTTAATTCATCATGGTTTTCCTTCAAGCCAAATGAATGGACAAAATCAAAATTCATCAGTCGTTGGAAAGACTATGTTTTCCTTTTCGGATTTGACTCAACCCGAGAATCCTCAAAATATTGCCCAAAACTCGCTTCTCGATCCTGTGGAGGTCAAATCTCAGAAAATCCCCGATGCAAACTATCAAACTGACCTCTTATCCGATGACTTTGGCCAGGATGAACTTCTTGGTGTCTTTCTCAAACAACAGGTTagtttttccctttttcctaAATGTTTGTTTGATTGTTATAAAAAATGGATTCCTTTCCATATATCATTGTTAACTCTACTATGTTTTCTATTTCCCAGCAACAAGGAGACGATGGATCGGTCGACTTTAGCGGGTACCAAACAGAGAATATTTGTGTTTAGATGATTTCTTGCTTTAGTTCCTCATTTGGCTGCAGCTTCAGATACACTTTGTTGTAACTTTATAGATCAAAGTCCTCCCACATTAGATGACAAAGGTAGTTCATCATTCTTGTCAACAATTCCATCGTGAATAGTATGCTTAGCTAGTTGAACCTTGGAAATGTCAGATTTCTATGCAAGCCTGAAGCAATCTTCCTCAGAATGCTTACACGAAAGATGCAAGGTGCAAATCTTACTCGGACTTCGGTTGACATCTAATGCCCGAAGCGATTTATTTTAGGACGAGTGTGAAACTGTTTGTTTGTAACGGGCACATCGCTCGATTGTCGTCGATGCAAGGCTCAGCTCAGCTCCATTGCATCTGGAACCATTTAGGAGATTTCTCATCTCTCTAATTACACTTTAAGAATGGTTTTATTTAAACCCCCATGAAAAATCATCAACTTCGATGTAAATATTCTTGTTTGATTGAGACAAATGTGTGCATAATTTCTTGagtttgttaaaaaagaaattcttcTTCTTGGCAGCTTCTCTTAGATTCTCAACTTGCTTCCAACTTTTCTCACAATGTATTACGAATAGTTTTGACTTCTGTCCATACTATTTCCTGTATAGTGTGTGGTTTGATAGGAATGATCATGATTGTTTGACATATGATAAGAAATCCAGAATTCAAATATCAGTATGCATTCGATTATCATCTGATCTCTTTGCTAACTGTACCTTCATCTTGCTCTCTTCATTTTCCTCTCTTATAAGAAAACAATCGTAAATCCTAGCAATTTGAGAATTAGAACCCTTAATTAACAAATTTGAGAACCCCAAAATCAACAAGCACAACTCCAATGAAAGTTAGACGTTGTTGTCTTGTGATCGATAGCAAAAACTCATTCCCTACTCACACTTGATAGATAAGTTGATCAATTTCATATGAATACCCAAGCATGCAGCTACAAAATTGATAATTTAAAGAAGATAATAGCAAATCTCGGTCATCCACGtagaaaaaatttcatttccaaaATTATAAGTTAAAAAACTGTCTTGTAAAAACCAATGGCTAGAATTAGATAGCTTCCTAAACCTtagtaaaatatcaaaatactCTTGTGTAACAtattttagaaatgataaatcTACATCTAAACtgttaaagaaaacataaacaGTAACTTTGAGTCTTTGAGTCTTTGACCGTTCGTATCGTATCCTTTCGTCAAGACAACATTAAATTGCACAAAATTCTTTAGCCGGTGCATGCATAGACATACGATAAGCAAACAATGAAGTAAATTGCTACTGTCATTTATAGCCCTACTTAGGAAAATTGTGTCAAagtttagtatttttttttcacacttttCTTATCAATCCCTCCCttcaattttcaaattgaaagATTAGGTATAGGCTCGAGCTTAGGTCCCATATATTCAAATTATCTGATGTAGccaaattataatataataaaataaaaaactaaaaattagaaaaatgttaaaataccaaaatataaaatatataaattcaattctaccaaaattttcttctttcacTTTCCCACTGATATGCATTTTGCCAAATATTGTTGTTTAAGGCTACTTAACAACTAGAACATGACATTTCATGTACATTAAGAGAGTCTAATTATAAGATATGTAAACAACATCTAGAAAGATACACCGACGGATTTATGTAGGGGCCAGTGGGGACACGTGACGCTTCTTATATTATCGTTTTTGtaatttaatactaattttgaagtgtcagattccaatatatatgtttatcatttttaaacaaaatatagttGTAGCATTGTAATTGTGCCCTCACTTTTATAATGACCAAGTTGTGTTTTGAGCTATCCATTTgcaaattttaatatttaattttttttagtatgtttattatatagtgcCATTCCGTCTACATACACTAAACATCTGTCTATATTACACACTTATTATAacatctataataagatcaaatttaaataaaataaaaatacatgCAACAATGTgtgtattaaaaaaaagatagttgcaaatgtagcaattatattcaaaataattaagtatataacattttaaaaaaattgcaaatatagtaaaaatctgtcaaaatctatcaatgataagagtttatcaccgatagatcatgtagcaaatgttggtctgtCGCTGATAAATCATAAAagaatatttacaattttttaaaaatattgatacaCTTCCATTTGTTATTGGGTTCGACAAGGCCGTGAGTTTGGATGGGTAGTTGTGCCATTTGAGCCCAATTTTAATCGGCCCACCTAAAAGAAAACACACAAACAAACAATACATGGATGGGGAAGAGGTTGATTTGATAGCACAAAGAGTTGAGCTatgttttaatttgattttttttttttccaatacgTA is drawn from Cucumis melo cultivar AY chromosome 11, USDA_Cmelo_AY_1.0, whole genome shotgun sequence and contains these coding sequences:
- the LOC103497812 gene encoding two-component response regulator ARR2-like isoform X1, whose translation is MDLSHMKGSIPTPTPTPTPTLISARKATDMGSDQFPAGLRVLVVDDDPTCLRILEKMLQNCCYAVTKCNRAEIALSMLRENKNGFDIVLSDVHMPDMDGFKLLEQVGLEMDLPVIMMSADDGKNVVMKGVIHGACDYLIKPVRIEALRNIWQHVVRKRKTEWKDLEQSGSVDEGDREQNLSEGANYSSSAYEGSWNSSKRRRDAEEEPEERDDTSTLKKPRVVWSVELHQQFVAAVNQLGIDKAVPKKILELMNVPGLTRENVASHLQKYRLYLRRLSGVSPHQSNLNNSFINPQDPPFGSMGSFNGIDLQTLSVTGQLSPQSLAALQATGLRRPTAKSSISMALVDQNNIFSFENPKLRFVEDQTQHLNNSKPVNLFHEIPTKIEPKQLGNIQHSSVQPQGNINMQLNIKSEHSGTQLMHLSQQQTLGHSPASHLPRIPSTLRKPIISGSVTRGNGTTDNSHRPGYNLVSPTSVMVNYPMSQTTELSNNYSLQSNSSVSTLNCKGVFQEEISSDLKVSGGLMSSYDVFSDLPLQKSHDWDSQNVNTLAFGTFHHGNFMQDSFDISPSTLIHHGFPSSQMNGQNQNSSVVGKTMFSFSDLTQPENPQNIAQNSLLDPVEVKSQKIPDANYQTDLLSDDFGQDELLGVFLKQQQQGDDGSVDFSGYQTENICV
- the LOC103497812 gene encoding two-component response regulator ARR2-like isoform X2, yielding MSADDGKNVVMKGVIHGACDYLIKPVRIEALRNIWQHVVRKRKTEWKDLEQSGSVDEGDREQNLSEGANYSSSAYEGSWNSSKRRRDAEEEPEERDDTSTLKKPRVVWSVELHQQFVAAVNQLGIDKAVPKKILELMNVPGLTRENVASHLQKYRLYLRRLSGVSPHQSNLNNSFINPQDPPFGSMGSFNGIDLQTLSVTGQLSPQSLAALQATGLRRPTAKSSISMALVDQNNIFSFENPKLRFVEDQTQHLNNSKPVNLFHEIPTKIEPKQLGNIQHSSVQPQGNINMQLNIKSEHSGTQLMHLSQQQTLGHSPASHLPRIPSTLRKPIISGSVTRGNGTTDNSHRPGYNLVSPTSVMVNYPMSQTTELSNNYSLQSNSSVSTLNCKGVFQEEISSDLKVSGGLMSSYDVFSDLPLQKSHDWDSQNVNTLAFGTFHHGNFMQDSFDISPSTLIHHGFPSSQMNGQNQNSSVVGKTMFSFSDLTQPENPQNIAQNSLLDPVEVKSQKIPDANYQTDLLSDDFGQDELLGVFLKQQQQGDDGSVDFSGYQTENICV